In the genome of Lynx canadensis isolate LIC74 chromosome X, mLynCan4.pri.v2, whole genome shotgun sequence, one region contains:
- the MOSPD1 gene encoding motile sperm domain-containing protein 1 encodes MHQQKRQPELVEGNLPVFVFPTELIFYADDQSTHKQVLTLYNPYEFALKFKVLCTTPNKYVVVDAAGAVKPQCCVDIVIRHRDVRSCHYGVTDKFRLQVSEQSQRKALGRKEVVATLLPSAKEQQKEEEEKRIKEHLTESLFFEQSFQPENRTVSSGPSLLTVFLGVVCIAALMLPTLGDVESLVPLYLHLSVNQKLVAAYILGLITMAILRT; translated from the exons ATGCATCAACAAAAAAGACAGCCAGAGTTAGTGGAAGGAAATCTTCCTGTTTTTGTGTTTCCCACGGAGCTAATATTTTATGCAGATGACCAGTCAACACATAAGCAAGTGTTGACTCTGTATAATCCCTATGAGTTTGCCTTAAAGTTCAAAG ttttgtgtACTACTCCAAATAAGTATGTTGTCGTCGATGCTGCAGGTGCAGTAAAGCCTCAGTGTTGTGTGGATAT tgtGATTCGTCATAGAGACGTTCGATCCTGTCACTATGGTGTAACGGACAAATTCCGTCTCCAAGTTTCCGAGCAAAGCCAGAGGAAGGCTTTAGGAAGGAAAGAGGTTGTGGCTACTCTTCTCCCGTCtgcaaaagaacaacaaaaggaagaagaggaaaaaaggataaaggaacatttaactgaaagtttattttttgagcagTCCTTTCAACCAG AAAACAGAACTGTCTCTTCAGGACCTAGTTTACTGACTGTCTTCCTGGGAGTGGTGTGCATTGCGGCTTTGATGCTTCCTACGCTGGGGGATGTGGAATCGCTGGTGCCTCTCTACCTCCACTTAAGTGTGAATCAAAAATTAGTGGCTGCTTATATCTTAG gtctTATCACAATGGCCATACTTAGAACATGA